A window from Sphingopyxis alaskensis RB2256 encodes these proteins:
- a CDS encoding DUF2493 domain-containing protein, with product MATDQDDGHEAQPGSTAYLLQEMQLYGCRPFEDEPDHRPLPDDRIAGGAVAEMFDALVSCLIDTRIEPDLEDLAWGIVNVFHRAGERIERELDDNEQAQKRLQREQDGSEVKSVELERKIAEGITTIERRDTMEFFRDAAADQFRIHIRKPWLPRSGAMVNHKALTSAVLDSRKALGKRAWEKQRVFDPDGVRIAFTGGVDCNDHQRIYAVLDKVHAQLPNLILMHGATPTGAERIAACWARDRGVPQDPYRPDWNRHKKAAPFKRNDAMLEKMPRGVIVFPGTGIQDNLADKARKMGIRVWDFRNRRRD from the coding sequence ATGGCGACCGACCAGGACGATGGACACGAAGCGCAGCCCGGCTCTACCGCCTACCTGCTTCAGGAAATGCAGCTTTACGGCTGCCGTCCCTTCGAGGATGAACCCGATCATCGGCCCTTGCCGGACGACCGCATCGCCGGCGGCGCGGTCGCCGAGATGTTCGACGCGCTGGTCTCGTGCCTGATCGACACACGGATCGAACCCGACCTTGAGGATCTCGCCTGGGGCATCGTCAATGTCTTCCACCGCGCCGGCGAGCGGATCGAGCGCGAACTCGACGACAATGAGCAAGCGCAGAAACGGCTTCAGCGCGAACAGGATGGCAGCGAGGTGAAGTCGGTCGAGTTGGAACGCAAGATCGCCGAAGGCATCACCACGATCGAGCGCCGGGACACCATGGAGTTTTTCCGCGATGCTGCCGCCGACCAGTTCCGCATCCATATCCGCAAGCCCTGGCTGCCGCGTTCGGGCGCAATGGTGAACCACAAGGCGCTGACCTCTGCAGTGCTCGACAGCCGCAAGGCGCTCGGCAAGCGCGCCTGGGAGAAGCAACGGGTCTTCGATCCCGATGGCGTGCGGATCGCCTTTACCGGCGGCGTCGACTGCAACGACCATCAGCGCATCTACGCCGTGCTGGACAAGGTCCACGCCCAGCTTCCGAACCTGATCCTGATGCACGGCGCGACGCCGACCGGCGCCGAACGCATCGCCGCCTGCTGGGCGCGCGACCGGGGTGTGCCGCAGGATCCCTACCGGCCCGACTGGAACCGGCACAAGAAGGCCGCGCCGTTCAAGCGCAACGATGCCATGCTGGAGAAGATGCCGCGGGGTGTCATCGTGTTTCCGGGCACCGGCATCCAGGACAATCTCGCCGACAAGGCTCGCAAGATGGGCATCCGCGTCTGGGACTTTCGCAATCGAAGACGCGATTAA
- a CDS encoding DUF7146 domain-containing protein, with protein MQSPATIIAERLAENAESVCRRYLPNGHREGRYWLVGDVHNTPGRSLYVRLAASPDGRGQAGKWTDAQSGDHGDLLDIIAITRNCRTMRETLDEARHFLRLPIPPPSEDKPVRRSKAPTGTRQAAQRLWAAAKPVAGSPVAAYLAFRQIIDLTGCEALRFHGNCWYRASKDDAPDTRPAWPAMIAAVTDLDGSVTGAHRTWLEPGSSDKAPVAYPRRAMGYLLGHGVRFGPGGPVMMAGEGIETMLSLRQVMPLMPAIAGLSAAHLAAILFPAMLRRLYVARDDDPAGAGALKTLTERAIPAGIEVVPLEPRLGDFNDDLTTFGRERLTQRLRDQLRTEDAERFLMQG; from the coding sequence ATGCAAAGCCCCGCAACCATCATTGCCGAACGTCTCGCCGAGAATGCGGAGAGCGTGTGTCGCCGCTACCTGCCCAACGGGCACCGGGAAGGCCGCTACTGGCTGGTCGGCGACGTTCACAACACGCCGGGGCGAAGCCTCTATGTCCGTCTGGCCGCGTCCCCCGACGGGCGCGGCCAAGCCGGCAAATGGACCGATGCGCAGAGCGGCGATCATGGCGATCTGCTCGACATCATCGCCATCACCCGGAACTGCCGGACCATGCGCGAGACGCTGGACGAAGCCCGGCATTTTCTGCGCCTGCCCATACCGCCGCCGTCCGAGGATAAGCCGGTTAGACGCAGCAAGGCGCCGACCGGCACACGGCAAGCAGCGCAGCGGCTCTGGGCAGCGGCGAAGCCAGTCGCCGGAAGCCCCGTCGCCGCCTATCTCGCATTCCGGCAAATCATCGACCTCACCGGCTGCGAGGCGCTCCGATTTCACGGCAACTGCTGGTATCGCGCGTCGAAGGACGACGCACCCGATACGCGTCCCGCATGGCCGGCGATGATCGCGGCGGTCACCGATCTCGACGGCAGCGTCACCGGGGCTCATCGGACCTGGCTGGAACCGGGCAGCTCCGACAAAGCTCCCGTCGCCTATCCGCGCCGCGCCATGGGCTATCTGCTCGGACACGGCGTCCGGTTCGGGCCAGGTGGCCCCGTCATGATGGCGGGCGAAGGCATCGAGACCATGCTGTCGCTGCGCCAGGTCATGCCGCTGATGCCGGCGATCGCCGGGCTCTCGGCCGCGCATCTCGCTGCCATTCTGTTCCCGGCCATGCTGCGCCGGCTCTATGTCGCACGCGATGACGATCCTGCCGGTGCGGGGGCGTTGAAGACGCTCACCGAGCGGGCGATCCCGGCGGGGATCGAGGTGGTGCCGCTCGAACCCAGGCTTGGGGATTTCAACGACGATCTTACCACCTTCGGGCGGGAGCGGCTCACCCAGAGGCTGCGGGATCAACTCCGGACGGAGGATGCGGAGCGCTTCCTGATGCAGGGGTAA